Within Coffea arabica cultivar ET-39 chromosome 4e, Coffea Arabica ET-39 HiFi, whole genome shotgun sequence, the genomic segment GCAATCCGAAATATTTGGCAATATATCAGGCTCAGTGGCGACCACGCTCAATGGATCCGTTGCTAACATCTTACGCCGTTCCTGCCCTGCATCACTCCGGCGAACTGATCTACACTTTTTGCTTGCTGGCGTAGACAAAGCACCACCGTCAGCAATGATAGGCCCTGAGCATCCATCCCTTGAATAACCAGCAATATTACTGGCAGAAGTCAACGGCAAAGCTGTTGATTCTGCGTGCGATTCTTCTACATATTCATGCATTCGTCTAACTGATGTTTCTGCACAATCTTGTCCCGTTCTTTTGTTACCTACATGACTGATAGAACTACCATTTGAATGCAAACAGGTCGATCCAACGTGATGTCCATCTCGATTGTTTATTCCTTCAGTATTGATACCAACCGTCCCCTTATAGCTCAATTCCACAGATGAAAGGCCGCTAGAAGGTTGCTCGATAGGTACAGAAAGTCTTGTCCTCGCAGCAGTATCTGTTCAAAGGAATAAATATTTCACTAATCTTTGAATTAGCATCGTTAATACATCTAAAGTCCAGCATTCCTCACACCAATCGTAATTTTCGAAAACCTCAACAAATCAGCAGAACAGAAGCATTATGAGGAAAGAGCGATATATGCTAAATACTCCAAGATAACTAATATGCTAAATACTCCAAGATAACTAATATATGAATAATCATAGTACACACACCTCGGCATTCTCCAGAACTGTCATTAGCACTCGCATTGCCACGCTGCCGTCGTCTCCTCGCATTCCTCTCTCTAGTCGCCTCTTCCAAGCTTGCATATTTCCGTGGACGACCCATTAAAGAAGCTCAGCTATATACAAGTAAGAAGGTTTCAATAAGAGTAGTACCATAACTTTTGATTCACCTAACCACAAACAAAGCTTACTCCCATGCGCATGCTCCATAAGAATTGAAAGGAAATAGGCCAAAGTACAGCATATAAAATACCGGTCACGTTCTAATTTATATAAACCTCTATATAAACCTCAATGATTGGAGAACAGACATGCACGACAATCAACAAAAGCAGAATAATACCAGACCAATTATACCTTATATCTAACACAAGATAAGTTCAAAGCAGCGAAGATTAGGGGAGAGTCCCAAAACCGAGACTGGTTGGGCATTAAGTCTCATAAGATCCAGAGAAAGGATTGAATTAACAAAATCAAATTGTTCGGTGGAGGGAATTAAATATAAGATAGGTATATATCTTTACTACAAAATCAGATTGCCCTCGGCGGAGGAGATGGATATAAGATGGGTATATAACAAACAAAACCGATGAGGCTGGCACTTCCAACTCTGCCGATCACAGCAAAATCGCAGAGCTAGTGTTGCACAGGCTAAGAAACGAACGAGATTGGTGGAGGGAATTAAATATAAGATAGATATATATCTTTACTACAAAATCAGATTGCCCTCAGTGGAGGAGATGGATAGAAGATGGGTATATGACAAACAAAACCGATGAGGTTGGCACTTCAAACTCTGCCGATCACAGGAAAATCGGAGAGCTAGTTTTGCACAGGCTAAGAAACGAACGAGACACAGTAATGGAGATTGCAAAGCCTGCGCGCACCGATTCTTGCACTTTGTCCAGAACACTTACATTTAACTACTTCGCTAAGAATGAGCAAGAACACAGCCACCGCGCGGACAACGGCAAATCGAAGGCCATGCAGACAGCTCATAGCGGCAAACTCACCGGCCACAAGAAAGCCATGCGGACAGCATTGAAGTTCCAAAGCCATGCAGACAGCTGATAGCAACAAACTCACCGCCCACAACAAAGCCACGCGGATAGCAggaaatttccagcaaagcCACCACCACTGAATGGCAAAAGACCAAACCGCCGCTCAAGCTCACACAAATCACGCTATAACCGGCCCATTTTCACTGTAGCTAAGCCAACTGACGCTTTTAGTATAGTAAAGATGTAACTAGAGGTACTTGAGCTGTGCAAAGCACAGCTTGGGCCCCCTAGAAATTTAGTCAAACACATAACATCAAATTATTTTGGCACATGATAAATCAATAGAAATATAGAAGAAAATTGGGcctcaaaacaattaaaattaacaaatgttatttgaactctcatttttgttaatcacattttcactattatttttatcatattGTAGGAatacaattaataaaatatggagtataaataaaatttccctcaaaatttGTTGTGAAGAGAAATTCCATCTATGAAGTCAATACCCCTATTTATTGTGATTTGAATAGAGATTTTTGAACTATTATTATGATAATACCCACAGAAGAGAGAAAATCAATACACTACAAGTGCATTGCTGTATTAATTAGCAGCATAGTCTTAGTTGTAACTAAATCAAAAGCAGTCATAATGCTTCTAGTATTTTAATAATGAGAAAAAGTTTAGAAAGCCACTAAGACATGTCACAATCTTCAACATCAATATAACTTACTCTAAAGtttcacatttttctttctttatttatttaaatccCGTTTAAAGGTGACAACATTATCCTGCAGCTCCAAAATATAAATAGCAAGGTTAGataaaaaaatatgaattgctACGTTTCCAGATCTACATATACAAATTAGAattgaaccatttttttttattgcaaaaatatcttcctaatcaaaatttaattttctaacaatttttaattgTGACTTCTACCACCAACTACAATTTTTATATGCCAACCCAATTGATACTACAGAACCTgaataattaaaaaacaaacaaaaattaacgttagtttaaatatatacaaaatcttaTAGAACACAGAGGTAGAAGAATGCCTAACTAGATTTATCTTGGTGGAAGCATCACATGatatatcttttctctttaaaaaatacacaaaattgtagataattacaaaatgtaaccaaaaaacaagaaaaagaaaaaaaatgtgaagtaagaaatcaaatcATGGgagtagaaaagaaaagaaagaattattGTTCTATTCTTCATAGAAAATgatcattggtataaaatgAATTCTAAGATCTTTTTACATATTTTAATATTTCACCTTTTATCCATGAAAAATACCAAATAATAGCATCATCCTATAAATTTAACAAACAAATGCCAGTTGACTATAACATTATGATCGAAGAATAGAGCAAATATGAGAGATTAGacatgaagaaaaaaaaggaagaaaagaaaatgtaaaatgggataaaaaaataataaaaacttcTCTTTGTTAAGTAGCTAATCATCTcgacgaaaaaaaaagaacatggcAACAATTTTAGTTagattagttttaaaaaataaaaaataacagcACTTGccgcaagaagaagaagaagcgaCACAGTTGATTTtctgaaggagaaaaaaaatttaattattttggtccaattgaatcaaaaaagggaaggaaaagtTTAGCTAAATTGACCAAGAATCCACTTGTCAAAAATATGTGCAATACATGTGTAAAAAAGATGGGGTGCTATAGTAACTTGGGTCagagaaaaaatattttaattattttggcccaattgaatcaaaaaagggaagaaaaagttTAGCTAAAATGACCAAGAATCCACTTGTCAAAAATATGTGCAATACATGTGTCAAAAAGATGGGGTACTATAGTAACTTGGCTTTTTTCTTATATAATAGGTAGAGATATTTTATTTTGTCAGTTATTTGTGTGCataatacatttcaaaatagtTCATCAAGAATACTATGATCTATCTCCAAAGTAGAGTACAAATTACACCACTTGtcttaaaattttaataaaatattaacAATCTCAAGACTTGAAAATTCCATGTTGAATTTCTTTTCTCTAACATCTAAGAACATCACTAATTTGAGGAagattcagaaaaaaaaaaaaatgttgcctCGATATGGGCGGGTTATGTTCAAGTGGCCAATTACTCCAATTTTAAGAAAATGTAATTTAAATTGTTGAATTCTCCTTTACAATCTTTTTGGATAAAATTCTCTTTGTGTCCAGGCGTAACCTACCACCCTTTAATTTTCTAGTTCATGCTCTTCAACAGAGCTAAGAAACAAGTGAATCTTAGGCTTTGTTACCTGGACAGCTTGAACAAGTCAATGGGTTATCACATGTGGGCtaccttattttctttctcGTTCATACTTCTTAATTTTGAGTTTTCAAACAAAGAAACAATTAGGTTTTTTTCTCTACCCTCACTTCTTGATGTATATGATGAATCAACAAAAGCTATGGCTGACCataaaatacaataaaattGGCGCGGAAAAACTAGGGTAGACGTGAATCGGATACCCCTCTCGTCCACCATTTTGGCTGATCTAACCCGCACCTTATGGGTCAACCATTTTTTGGCCCTTTCCCGCTTCGTACATCAACAGGTACCCAATTGTAGGGTACTGGGTACCCGTTGAAATGGGTCAACGAATATTCGCTCCGCttcatttattatttaatttttaaaaaatatgatttatactaatttaattttgtattttacaCATTTATCTaacatttaataaaaaaaattttctcaaaaaaagtctcccaccaagaaacaagcatgtgaagaatatacaagaaaaaggaaaaaaataataaacaattcaaaatcaataaaaaatttgaaataagtaacacattttttaaatatatgttccacattaattaaactcttttctataaaatataagatcatgacttctacaaatgaatcttgtaaataaactatgATCTTTCATATTTGTAACGTAATTTATTCAATGAAATTGTTTATTTAggtttaaaaatattattttataatgtatataaaaataatatatatatatttatatatatacgCGCAAAGCGAATCGTGTACCCacaaatttttaattatatgaCCATAACCCTCCGCACATCTAAGTGAGTACTCAATTCTCTTTTGACCCAATCAAATAATACAGATTAGATATCCTAATTTATGGATCGAATGAATACGGTTGATTTTCAAGTTAGTGAGTAATTTTGCTCACCCCTAAGAAAAATGTATCTGTAGACAATTAAAATTGTTTATCTATTGTGTATCTGCAGCCGCAGGAGTGAAACTGCAAACTTaactaaaaacaaagaaaagtttTAGTCAAGGAAAACGCACATGCAGATATATAGACACGAAAAGAGgggaagaaaaaataaataacaatgaaCAATCGAAACTTTACAGAAATTAAGTCCAGATATGGATCCTCTCAAAATGATAAGATCAACAACAAAACATTGGTCACTGAAGAAGAAATTATTGCTCTCCTATAGGCAACTTATCACCAGCCTAAAACCAAAGCTTTGGAAAACtattagtctaagccacaaaGGCAAACAATTAGTCTAGCTCACATATGGAAACAACGTACCAATCATcttacatattttttaattataaagaTCGAAAAGTAACAATCTCCAAGCATCTCTAATACACAACACAAACTATGCAAATGCAATTTCGGCCTAATAATCACCTAGGTGCGTAGCCGTCTTCTGAGAATTACCATCCTCGCCACTTGAGAAACATTCTTACCATTTTTCTTCGTAATCCCCACAGGGAAAATCACACCACCACCTCTTAAAAATATTCTCATTATCAATAAACCAAGCACTACTATCCAACTACAAGAAGTAAGGTACTCCTGTCCTGGGTCCTCTCATTTGGTTGTTTTCCTCAGTTTCAGTGAAGAACTTCACTTCTCTCTCCTGGAAACACAAATCAAGAACAGTTGTGGAGAAAAACGAGAAGCTCATTAAGTTTTGACCAGTTAAAAAAAGCATTAGATAGAAACAACAATCTAAACAATGATTTGCATAATAGTAacacatttttttattattaaaacagCCTACATTCTAATTAACAGCAAAACCTCCCCCTGCCTATCCTCATACTGGGTAGTGGGTTCTACCATGGGCCGATTTTTAACTACCCTGCAATCCCGTATCAGAATATAAAGTATCCCCTTTCTCCTATGATTGTTGTATTGCAGGGGATTGTTAGAAACTATCTTCCCGTTATACGCAAAGAAAGTCTCTATTTATGTGTCAACTGCTGATAGTCTATATACAAATAGCTTTTCTTATTTTCCGAGTACGTTTCTCAACTCTCTTTGTTTTCTCAATTTTGAACAAATGTATGATTCAAGTATTCAAAGTGATATCACATGTTTTGCCTTTACATCTGCTTTCTATAAATCATGCTCCACTTCATTAAATCACcaaatttcttttatccttttaacAATTTCCATAGCTCCTTTGGTTCTAACGAAGAAAAATTACTCCCTCTTATATCATTTCTGTTGTCCAGAGTCCTTTCTAACAAGTCTCCAAAATATTCACCACTATCATAAGTCAAGTTCATTATCACCAAATTTTCtatacccccccccccccccccccaaaaaaaaaacttctttcGAATGTTCATTAGAGTCGAGAATCAAAGTTCAATATATGTAAAAGAAGGGGAAACTTCGGCattgtttggaaaaaaaaaattacacatacaagTTAAATCACTTTTCATTGCCTATGCATTTGGTCGAAAAGCCGAAAGAAAATGGAtcttagaaagaaaaaatgaccaCTTTGATCCAATCTTATGACCAAAAACATGTATCACTAAAATGGACAGTCACAGAGAAAAGAGAGGTGGAAACAAGCATAAGAAGTTGGATTTGGTACCATATTCTCATTGAAGCTCAAAATTGATGCTACATTTCCACAACGATAGCAGTAATTTGGTGCAGACCATACCTGCAAACAAATATATTGGATGACGTAAAGACACGAGTCTAAACTACGGAATCAAGTCAAAATTTCAGTGGCAGAAATGAGAAAAGAACTCACAGTAACTAGTCCTTTATCTTGAAACATGTATTTTAGGCCTTCCTGCACTAGTTGGTGGGCCCGACAAACTAGATCAAGCTTGTTAATATGATTGAACTGGAGAAAGAGACAAACAGTTAGCACAAGATGAATGATAAAGTGCACACATTCACACGACTTACCTCAGAAGTAACCCTGGATCCAAAGAGCCAGCCTGCTCCTCTTGGACTGACTGCCCATGTTTCAATATCTTCAGGGTCACTCCACATGAGGTCACAGAAGGGCCCTTCATGGGGAATTTCACAATTCCTTTCAATGACCCTAATCTGCCAGGccaataacaaaacaaaatgtCAGTTCTTTAAGCATACCATAGTTATGAGAAGGAGAAAAGTTTCAGGAACTCGTACTTCAATAATAAAAAGGTTAGGGAAAAATATCAACCACTGTTGTCAAGATCAGTTTATCAGCAATCCTATAGTCCTAAAGTTCCAAAAGAATCCCCATACCACAAAAAACTACTACAAGTACGTAAACAAAGCAGAGAATAGGTAAAATGTCATTAACAGACTGCTAAAATTCCATGGTTACCATAAACTTCAACAGGAAAGGACTTGAAAGGCTGTAAAGCGATTAACTTCCTAGTTTTGTATGAAAAGTGGCAAAAAAGTTGTAGCTGTTGACTCAAGGGCAAGCTCTGGAGAAAGAAAGCATTTATCTTTGACTATTGCACAAGACAGAACAAAAGCCCATTGAACACCTTCTGCTCCATTGCCAAATTACTTCATCTTTTGGAGTCGATTGGTGGTAAGTTTGGTCTGAACCAGCCCTTTACCAATAACTGCAAGAATACAGTCCAACAATTCGGACCTTATGAAAACAAAGAGAGGGGCAGAGTTTCACAATCCTCCCTTTCAGTAGATTTATGAAAGGTCCGCCTTGTTGACATGTCTATGAAGAGAAGAACAAGCCCAGAAAATAACTAGACTTTGCCCTGTATCATTATTGGGTTGCTGATCATATTATCACGAAAGTACAAGTGGCATGATCACAAACAATGTAACAATATACCATTTCATAATCAGTACAATTTTCTCTTTCTGTTCTCTGCAGGATTGGCAGCTTAATGATGCCCTAGTAATGTCTAAAACATCCTACATAAGATAACAACTGGATCGTGAGGATATAGAGCAAGACAAAGAGCAAGAAAATATGACAGGATTATCAATAATTTCTGTAGTTATTTCTTGTGGATTGGGGTGGATCATCAAACTAAAGTAATCTATTTCCTAAATAAGCAAGATTTCCAAGATACTTCAAAGCATGGTAAAACAAAAGTTGCACAAATATCATGTGCTATACGTGCAAATTGCCAAGTATTTTTTTCTGGCTtaaaaaaccaagaaaatatttctcatCAAAAAAGATGCATGACATGCCTAGTGCAGCATGAAGCTGCAGGAAAATATGCACAATAAGTATGATGAGTTTGCAGAACCCAAACCTGGTCAATAGTTCTAATGTCCGGAGAAAGGCCACCATGGACGCATAGTACCTGGGATTCATGAAAACTCTCAGTAGAGTAGAAATCATAATCAATATACATTAAGCAGTAACAGGCAGACCCCCACAAAGACAGTGAGGGAGAGAGATGCAGCCAGCTTACTGTTCCATCTATAATAGCTGACAGTGTTAGATAGTCAAAAACATCAGTGCAATACCGCCATGCATTAGCATTTCCATACTTTCTCTGGCATTCATCATAGAATCCATACACCTATAAAGATGGTAAATGAATGTCCTCAGAACTTTGCACTAAAGGAAGGTGAAATACCTATAAATAGGGTGTACGTGTTTTAGAAGCACTAATTAACATGCATCTCAGATTAACAACGAAGGAAACACTTTCCATGATAAATTTAATGAACAAGCTATCAGGATAGAAAGCACAACTTGATTAATCATCTATTTGGAGCCTTGAAGCCACCATCCTAACCAAATAAAGATAACTCTTTTCATCAGAGAAAGCGAAACAAAGTGCCAGGCCAATTACACCAGATAACCCAAACAATTTCTCAAAAAGTTCTAGTATTTGTACCCAATGTTCCTCAATGACTTTAGTTCAGAAATGGACCCTAAAAAACTAgaagagagggggaaaaaacCAAAATCTCTCTGAGATATAAGACTTTACTTCAGAAATTGACcataaaaaactagaaaagagggaaaaaaatcaTAATCTCCCTCAGATATAAGGTTTCTGTCTTCCAAGAACTTTAAAAAGCTCAAAAGGAGCATAACTCTAAAGCATATCAAGCAGATCCAGGATTACATACaacaaaatcatatcatgagaCACCAATGGAATTCATTCCATCTATCCACTGTCATAGGATGAATAACACTGGAGAACTAACGACCTCTCAAAcaaagattttttcttttttttttttggaaaaagggggggggggggggggttataCATTCAAGCCAATAATTCAACTAGACATCTTGCATGGATGTGGTTCAAGAACAGGGGCTGCAATCCATGCTTC encodes:
- the LOC140005557 gene encoding uncharacterized protein, translating into MGRPRKYASLEEATRERNARRRRQRGNASANDSSGECRDTAARTRLSVPIEQPSSGLSSVELSYKGTVGINTEGINNRDGHHVGSTCLHSNGSSISHVGNKRTGQDCAETSVRRMHEYVEESHAESTALPLTSASNIAGYSRDGCSGPIIADGGALSTPASKKCRSVRRSDAGQERRKMLATDPLSVVATEPDILPNISDCQHCKAKKFQFEPLGFCCSSGEIQLLPTEMPRKLMMLYLEDSEEAIEFRKCVRSYNNMFAFTSIGVNCDKSLNESYNGIYTFRIQGQMYHFINQLIPNDGEKARNVQLYFFDTDHETVNRLSISNRFRQSLITKLEEILKINPYSAFFRGLQPDQI
- the LOC113742551 gene encoding phytochrome-associated serine/threonine-protein phosphatase isoform X1 yields the protein MTVMDLDQWIAKVKEGQHLSEDELQLLCEYVKEILIEESNVQPVNSPVTVCGDIHGQFHDLMKLFQTGGHVPETNYIFMGDFVDRGYNSLEVFTILLLLKARYPANITLLRGNHESRQLTQVYGFYDECQRKYGNANAWRYCTDVFDYLTLSAIIDGTVLCVHGGLSPDIRTIDQIRVIERNCEIPHEGPFCDLMWSDPEDIETWAVSPRGAGWLFGSRVTSEFNHINKLDLVCRAHQLVQEGLKYMFQDKGLVTVWSAPNYCYRCGNVASILSFNENMEREVKFFTETEENNQMRGPRTGVPYFL